CTTATTTTCAAGTCAAATCCCTCACATCTTGATTTAAGAAGGCAAATTAAGGAAAAATTAAAAAATTAAAGTTTCCCGGGAGACAGAACCAGGCAACCCCTGATGACTCTCAAAGCTAACGTAATCATGCCTTTGGGAACATGGAGTCCAGAGAATCCTGGAAAGTACATTTTAACTCCATAAACTACTTTTAATTATCTCTATATAAGTTTTCTAGCCAGATCGTCAAACTGACAGGTTTCATACTCTTTTCGAGTCTGTAATTATTTCCGGGTCTTAGATTGTTTGAGACTTTGCACAGAAAACTTATAAGACCATAGCTACAGCAAGTGTTTTCTACGGATAAACAAAAAAAGAATCTACACAACTCTACGGTTATCTACGTCGACATTCAAGCCAGTTTATCTGAATCCAGATGGCTACATGCCGATTATCTTTAATAAAAATTGAAAACGAAGTAATTTGAGGCTGTGGGGTGTTATAAATTGGAATGGATTTTGGGGGAGAGAGGCCGCAATTTCACTTTGTCGTTGTACTTTCCTTTACTCCAGCAAAGTCCTGGGATTGATAAAGCCACTCCTCAGCATATGGTCGGCAAGCACGAGGGCAACCATGGCTTCGGCAACCGGCACCATGCGCGGAGGAATCGTGGGATCGTGCCGTCCTTTAATCGCTATTTCGGCATTTTCTTGAGTTATGAGGTCAACGGTTTGCTGAAGTTTACTTATGGAAGGGGTGGGCTTTACTGCTACACGGCAGACGATGTCCAGGCCCGATGAAATCCCTCCGAGGATGCCGCCTGCGTTATTGCTCGAACAGGTTATTTTTTCCCCCTCCATGCAGAAGGAATCGTTCATTTCACTTCCGCACATTCGGGCGGCCTCAAATCCTGCTCCGATTTCAAAGCCTTTGACTGCGGGGATGCTCACAAGAGCCTTTGCAAGATCTGCATCCAGCCTGTCAAATACAGGTTCTCCAAGGCCTGCAGGCACGCCTTTTACAATAAGCTCGACAATTCCGCCGACACTGTCTCCTTCCTGCCGCAGGGCTGCGACTTTTTCAAGCATTTTTTCAGCAGCTTCAAGATCGGCACAGCGCACAGGGGTTTTTTCCACGTTTTCAAGGATTTCATCAAAAGAAAGTGTTTTTGCCCTGATCCCGCCAAGTTCGAGCACATGCCCGGCAATCCGGATTCCGTAATGGGAAAGTAAGAGCTTTGCAAGAGCCCCGCCTGCAACCCTGCCTATTGTTTCGCGGGCTGAAGACCTGCCTCCCCCGCGGTGGTCTCTTATTCCATAGCGGGCCATGTATGTAAAATCGGCATGTCCGGGGCGGGGAGTGTTTTTAATAGCATCATAAGAAGAAGACCTGGCGTCAGAATTCCAGACCAGCATGGAAATGGGAGTGCCTGTGCTCATGCCTTCGAAAATTCCTGAAAGAATCTCCACCCTGTCAGCTTCGCTTCTTGGAGTGGAAACTTCACTCTGTCCAGGGCGCCGGCGGTCCAGTTCCTTCTGGATGTCAGCTTCGGAGAAAGGAAGACCCGCGGGCAACCCGTCAACCACAACACCGACAGCCCTGCCGTGGGACTCACCCCAGGTCGTGATTTGAAACATCTGCCCGAAAACGTTTCCAGCCATGCATCTTAACTGGTTTTTTTGCTATTTGATCCTTGGGGTAAAGCGGGTTCCAGGTGCACAACCACATCGGAAACGTCTTTATATTCAGCCTTCAGTGTTTTGCTTACCCTGTGGGCGATAATGTGTGCATCTTCAAGAGGCATATCAGGCTGCAAAAGCAAATGCATATCTATCCGGATATCGCCCATGCCTCCACGAGTCCGGATTTTGTGGCAGCCCAGAACCCCATCAACTCCCATAACAAGGTTGCAGATCTCATCTTCTTCAAGCCTGGACATGTCAAGCAGAACCCTTGAGCTCTCCTTCATAATCCTGAACCCGGCCCTGAAGATAAGGAAAGAGATCAGAAGAGCTATTGCAGGGTCAAGAAGGGGAAACCCTGCCTTTATCGCAACCAGGCTTACTATTACCGAGAAAGATACATAGATATCGCTTTTAGTGTGCATGGAGTCTGCAATCAGTACCTGACTCCTCAGGGCTACCCCTTTACTTTGTTCGTAGCGAGTGACCAGGTAGTTTATGCCCATTGTCCCGAGCATAATGATAAAGCTCAGGGCTGTTACCTCGGGAGCGCTCTGTACAAGAAAACGGTCCAGAGAATTCCGGAAGATCTCAAAACCGACAAACAGAAGCAAGACAGCTATAATAATCGAAGCAACTGTCTCGTATTTCTGGCGGCCATAAGGATGTTCCTTGTCAGGGGGACGGGATGCAATAAAAATACCCACAAGCCCCACAATATTGGATACCCCGTCAAAAAGGGAATGATAGCCGTCCGCGGTCATGCTTAAGGTGCCGGTTAAGGTCCCATAAATGATTTTAGCAAAAGCTACGGCAAGGTTCAGGAAAAGTACAAGGACAAGAACTTGCTGGACTTTTTTGAACCTATGTATCATCAGATGGCACCCTATACGTGAACTGCAAACACAGGAATAAGGAACGACATACATTAAAAACTATACGTAGCCGGAAGATACTGTTATTGGATACTGTTATTGTATAGTAACTTATGTTTTATATTATAATATTCTACTGTCCTTAAAAAGTGCCGATCGTCCACGGTCAAACAGTTGATATTTTGGTGCTCTATTTTTCCAGTGTGGTTGAAGATTGATCCTTAATTTGATTGAAGCCGATCGGTAAGGCCTCACATGACGTCTATAATGAAATGTTGAAAGATGCAGGCTGCCCTATAGACACATTAACCAGTTAGCTATGGACCGCCAGCGTTCAAATAATAGATAAAGTAAATAATTAAAAAAGAATTCAAAAGTAGAAATGAAATTGTAGGTGAAAAAGAAAGGGCAAAAGAGGGAAATAAAAAAAGGTATTTCAGCACTCTGAGCCTATCCATAGTTTGTAGGCTTCAACTATTTCCTGTCCCTCAAGGAAGACCAGCCCGTGTTCTTCGCCGTACTCTTTTGACTTTGCTTTTGAGAGGGCTTTCCCGCTCTCATCATCCAGCATCTCACAGACAACCATTGCAGGGGTGATGCCGGCCATGCGGGCAAGTGCAACTGAAAGTTCGGTCTGGCCCATGCGCTCATCGAGGAGCCCTTCGGCAGCCCTGAGGAGAGCAACATGCCCTGGAGTTCGGAACTCGTTTCCAAAACGGACTCCATTTCCGGAAAGGGAGTTTTCCGTGATTTCCCCGATTTTCCGGATTGTAAGGGCCCTTTCAAGATCAGGGATACCTGTCCTGGTGTCTCTGTGGTTGACCCAGATGGAAAAAGAGGAATGTAAATCGTACTTAAGGTCCCCGTCTTTCTCAACAACTTCTCCGAGGGATTCGCTGGTTTTGCTGGCTTCCCGAACAAGGTCCGCCATAAAAGGCAGCTTGAGCTGGTTTGACGCCACAGGATCCACTGCCACACAAATAAGTCCTCCTGCGTCTTTCCGCATCCACCTGACATCTGTGTAAGTGGCAGCTTTTGCAGGGATCACAAGATCTGTTTCTCCTTCCCTGGAGTCCGAGTCATAGATCTGAATCATTTTTCCATCACGCAGGGCTTCCAGTGCCCTGTTGATGTTCTCATTCTTGTACTTCAGACATTCGTATACCGTGCTCTCGCTCATTCCTGTCCCTCCATACCCTGCTTTTTTACCCGTGTCACAATTCTATCTCCATCTTTCAATTTCAGGGCATCCCTGAGTTTTACCGGTGCAATAATCTCAATTAAATCCGAGGGGTAGTGCGTCCTGTCAGGGACGACCACAGCAGCTTCTATGCCCCCTACTCTGAGAGGATAACAATTCCCGCCTCCGAAGGTGCGCTCTCCATCATTGAAACCTTCTATCCGGACAGCGGGCATTTCTAGTAGCCTGTTTCGAAGAGCCGAGCTGTTTTCCGAAAGTTGCACGTTCAGAGTACCCGGGAAAGGTACAAAATGCAGTTTTTCTTCAAATTGCTTCCTGTATCCTGGGATATTTATATAGTACTGGCCTTCACCAAGGCCTTTAAGCACATTTCCTTCGAGTTCCAGAGTATCAGGTGCTGAGGAAAAGATCCTGCTGTATTCAACGTATTCGTTCTTTAGGATTTCAATCCCTTTTTCTGTCATTTTTATCAACTGGCCACCGGGAACTATCTTCCTTTCAATTAACCGTTCTTCTTCCATCTGCTTTAGCTTTCTTGCTGCGGTTTTAGAGCTGTCCCCCGTATGCTTGTGAAACTCACTCGAAGAGACCTTGATAGTTTTGTTTACTGCTCCTCTGAGAGCAAGCTTCTTCAGGTATTCAATGTCCGGCACTGTCGGCACCCTTATTGCCTTAATTTTGAGATGCATCTCAATAATGAGATGTAAGACTACGCATTTTAGTATAATAAAACTTTTGATATTAAGCAAGGATATAAAAAAAAGGAAGCAGTGCCCCCAACAAAAACATAATAAGTTTTAGAAAATAAATAATTAGAATAAAGAGAATTAGAAAACAAACCTGTTATGATACAGCATATCAATATCGAATGTCCCTCATATTCGCCTGAGGAGAAGGTCTCGCGCATAAAAGGATAACAACGTTCCATGCTAGGGGCTCAAATTCAGGAGCCATTTGCTTTTTTCACTCTTTTTATCTGTCTCTCTAATTTATTTTTATTTGGGTTTTTTGCCCTGACTTCTCCTGCAGGACACCTTCGGAAAAAAAAACATCACCGGAGAAGTTAAGTATTTAGTATTTTGAATCCATGTACTGATTAGACCATGATAAGAGAAATTGATATTGAGTGCCCCTCCTGTTCCCCGCAAGAGGAAGTCGGGCATGAGGTTCTGAAAGAAGGACAGAGCCCGCTAGTCCGCTGTATGAAGTGCGGTCAGGTGCATCCTGCGAAGATAAAAACCCCAAAAAACGTCAGCTTAAGAGTCATTGTAAGCAAGATGGAAGTTTCAAATACCTTCAAAACCGAGCTGGATTCCGAGACTGTGCTTCAGATAGATGATGAGCTGGTTGTTGACGATGAAGAATCGGGAATGGTATGCCCTATCCTGATTACCTCAATTGAAGCAGGAGGAAAACGTGTCAATGCAGGTATTGCAGAAGAAATAGAAACTGTGTGGGGAAGGGCAATTGATGAAATAACTGTAAAATTCTCCGCACAGGAAGGAACTGAAAAAACGGAAGTAATAGAAAAACGCGTTCCCGGAGACTATGAATTTGTAGTGGGAGCAGAAGAGAAAGTTGGAAACACCAGGCTTTTTATCACCAAAATCAAGGTAAGGGACGGGCTTTTCAGGTCAAGGAAAGGCGATGTTGTACTTGCAAAATATGTAAAACGCATATTTG
The Methanosarcina sp. WWM596 DNA segment above includes these coding regions:
- the aroC gene encoding chorismate synthase, yielding MAGNVFGQMFQITTWGESHGRAVGVVVDGLPAGLPFSEADIQKELDRRRPGQSEVSTPRSEADRVEILSGIFEGMSTGTPISMLVWNSDARSSSYDAIKNTPRPGHADFTYMARYGIRDHRGGGRSSARETIGRVAGGALAKLLLSHYGIRIAGHVLELGGIRAKTLSFDEILENVEKTPVRCADLEAAEKMLEKVAALRQEGDSVGGIVELIVKGVPAGLGEPVFDRLDADLAKALVSIPAVKGFEIGAGFEAARMCGSEMNDSFCMEGEKITCSSNNAGGILGGISSGLDIVCRVAVKPTPSISKLQQTVDLITQENAEIAIKGRHDPTIPPRMVPVAEAMVALVLADHMLRSGFINPRTLLE
- a CDS encoding cation diffusion facilitator family transporter yields the protein MIHRFKKVQQVLVLVLFLNLAVAFAKIIYGTLTGTLSMTADGYHSLFDGVSNIVGLVGIFIASRPPDKEHPYGRQKYETVASIIIAVLLLFVGFEIFRNSLDRFLVQSAPEVTALSFIIMLGTMGINYLVTRYEQSKGVALRSQVLIADSMHTKSDIYVSFSVIVSLVAIKAGFPLLDPAIALLISFLIFRAGFRIMKESSRVLLDMSRLEEDEICNLVMGVDGVLGCHKIRTRGGMGDIRIDMHLLLQPDMPLEDAHIIAHRVSKTLKAEYKDVSDVVVHLEPALPQGSNSKKTS
- the ribB gene encoding 3,4-dihydroxy-2-butanone-4-phosphate synthase, producing the protein MSESTVYECLKYKNENINRALEALRDGKMIQIYDSDSREGETDLVIPAKAATYTDVRWMRKDAGGLICVAVDPVASNQLKLPFMADLVREASKTSESLGEVVEKDGDLKYDLHSSFSIWVNHRDTRTGIPDLERALTIRKIGEITENSLSGNGVRFGNEFRTPGHVALLRAAEGLLDERMGQTELSVALARMAGITPAMVVCEMLDDESGKALSKAKSKEYGEEHGLVFLEGQEIVEAYKLWIGSEC
- a CDS encoding winged helix-turn-helix domain-containing protein/riboflavin kinase; its protein translation is MHLKIKAIRVPTVPDIEYLKKLALRGAVNKTIKVSSSEFHKHTGDSSKTAARKLKQMEEERLIERKIVPGGQLIKMTEKGIEILKNEYVEYSRIFSSAPDTLELEGNVLKGLGEGQYYINIPGYRKQFEEKLHFVPFPGTLNVQLSENSSALRNRLLEMPAVRIEGFNDGERTFGGGNCYPLRVGGIEAAVVVPDRTHYPSDLIEIIAPVKLRDALKLKDGDRIVTRVKKQGMEGQE
- a CDS encoding HVO_0476 family zinc finger protein, which encodes MIREIDIECPSCSPQEEVGHEVLKEGQSPLVRCMKCGQVHPAKIKTPKNVSLRVIVSKMEVSNTFKTELDSETVLQIDDELVVDDEESGMVCPILITSIEAGGKRVNAGIAEEIETVWGRAIDEITVKFSAQEGTEKTEVIEKRVPGDYEFVVGAEEKVGNTRLFITKIKVRDGLFRSRKGDVVLAKYVKRIFARKGRRERLGQSGSRRGPW